The following nucleotide sequence is from Triticum dicoccoides isolate Atlit2015 ecotype Zavitan chromosome 7B, WEW_v2.0, whole genome shotgun sequence.
CAATAAAAATTCCGCACCATCGTAGTGAGGTCATCACAAACCGAGAAGGGCAGTTTGAACACGCCCATTATATAAGTAGGTAATGCTTGGGCCACTGACTTGATCAAAGTCTCTCTGCCAGGCTGCGCTAGATGACCATCGCCCCACTGGATAAGCCGCTTTGTAAGGCCTGTCTGAAGATTCTGAAACTTGCCTTTAGACATGCGCCCATCTGGAGTTGAAAGCCCCAAGTATTTCTCCTCGAATACAGTACTAGTTACCCCTAAGACATCTCTGACTTCATCTTGAATAATTTGCGGGCAAGCACTGCCAAAGAACATAGAACACTTACTGTAGTTGAGACTCTGTCCTGTTGCAACAGCATATAGGTCCAGAGCAACCTTCACCCGTTCAGCCTGTCCTCTAGAAGCTTCAAAAAAACAATAAAGAGTCGTCTGCAAACAATAAGTGTGAGATGCCTGGTGCCCGCCGACAGACTCTTACTGGAGTGATATCGCCACTTTGCACTTTACTATGCAATATTGCAGATAAACCATCCGCCACAAACAAGAATAAGAATGGAGACAGTGGGTCACCTTGCCGAAGCCCTCGCGACGGTGCAAACGAATCCAAGAGAGTTCCGTTTAGTTTAACAGAATACCTCACCGATGTGACACATGCCATTATCCAGTCAAGCCATCACTGGGAGAAACCCATCTTTTGCATCACTTGCCTCAAGAAACCCCAATCCACTCTATCATAAGCTTTGGACAGATCAAGCTTATAAGCACAGAAACTTTTTGTTGGATCTTTCTCTTGCTTAATGTAATGAATACACTCGAAAGCCACTAGGGCATTATCAGTGATCATCCTCCCAGGGATAAATGCACTCTGTTCACTCGATATTAAATCATCCAGAAGCGGCCTCAAGCGGTTCACAAGGCACTTAGATATTACCTTGTATATCACATTACACAGGCTAATTGGTCTGTATTCAGCCAACTTAGTGGGGTTAGCAATTTTGGGGATCAAAATAATAGTCGTAGAATTCACACCTTCCGGCATCGCCCCCGTTTGGAAAAAGTCTCTGGCCGCAGCAATCACGCCGTCCTTCACTGTCCCCCAATTCCTTTGGAAAAATCGTGCGGGAAACCCATCTGGCCCTGGCGCCTTTAGGGGTCCTATCTGAAACATAGCGTCAGCAATCTATTTATCAGAGAACGGCGCACACAGCCTATCATTGTCCTCTTCTGACACCGATCTCTGTAACAAATCAGCAATAGGAGCTGCATCAAGCGAAGAATCAGCCGAAAAGATGTTCTGAAAATAATCATTCACCAAGGATCCCATGGCCCCAAGGTCCGAGTGCACAACACCTATACTGTCAGTCAACTCCCTTATCTTATTTTTCCTAGCTCTCCAAACAGCTTTGCTCTGGAAAAATTTTGTGTTTCGATCTCCCTCCTTCAGTCATGAAATTCGTGATCTTTGCAACCATAACATTTCCTCCTGATACAACAGTTCATTCATTTTGTCAGTCAGTATCCTAATCTCTTCCCGATCAGCATTCATGTTCATGAGCTCTTCTAGCTGAGTCCGGGATTTTGCCAACTCCCTCGTCACATTGCCAAATTTCCTACCCCATGATCCCAGCGAGCTCATGGTTTTTGTGAGAGCGTCCTTTAACTGTGTCAAATTTCGGACCTCCCCAACGACAGCCCAGGCTTCTTTTATCACCTTTGGGAGTGCCGAATCTCTTTCCCAGAAAATCTCATAGCGCCTGCACTTCCTCCCAACAGGTGCTGGGTCTGCCTCGCCCTTCAACAGAAGCATCACATGATCGGAACAAGGCAATGGGATGTGCTCCACTTCAGCAAACGCAAACAAGTTACGCCATGCATTCGTCGCCACGGCTCTATCCAGACGTACCTTAACGTTAGCAGAACCACTCCTCTTGTTGTCATAAGAGAAAGGTACTCCCCTGAAGCCCAAATCCACCAGCTCACAAATTTCCAAGGTATCCCGAAAGGCCACCATTTGTGACTCCGCCCTCGGTGTCGCTGAGATATGCTCAAAGTTCCACATTGCTTCATTGAAATCACCCAAAACTAACCATGGGAGGTTGCTTACAGTTTTTAGATTCTGTAGTTTTGCCCACATGATATGTCTGTTCTCAACTCGAGGTTCTCCATAGACAAATGTAGCTCGCCATTGTACTGCTTCTACCTGCATTCGGATAAGTGCATCAATGTGTCTCTCATCTTTATTCACGATCTCCATGACACAATTCTCATGCCAATATAATGCCAAGCCACCACTCATACCATCACTATCAACACCACAAAACCCTTTGAGACCCAATCTGTTTCTAAATCTCCTCATCTTCTCTTCCTTCTGTCTAGTCTCACATAAAAATACAAAAGTGGGGGAACGCGACCGACAAATCGTCGCAAGCTCACGAACTGTCCGGGTGTTCCCCcctccccggcagttccaactGAGGCAATTCATTGGACCCGGCGGTCCTCCTCTCCGGAGGCTGCCTGCGTAGATGTGTCCATATcaactccctctctctcctccaccccGGCCTCTCCTTGCTTCCTTCGCTTCACTACGGGGTTCTTTCCCGGTGTTCCTTTAGGATTCGACCGGCCTCCCGAACTGGTTGTCTCCCTGTACTCCAGACACAGGACCGCATCAGCCACCTTTCCTCCCAAGTTTTGCCCGCCCGGACCACGCACATTAGCCACACCATCATCATCCACGAGCCTCTTCCTCGCTGTGCGCTCCTCAGCTGATTTCATCATCTTGAACTGCATGATATCCATCCCCACTTGCAGCTCCCAACCTCCCTCCCTTTGCATCTCCACATTGTCTCTCTTTCTCCGCACCTTCTGCTCTACCTCCCCTGGATCCACCTCCTctacctcctcttcttcctccccgccCCCCCCCCTATCGGGCCAGCACCCCCTCTACCTCCATCACTCCCTCCACCTCTACCTCCTCGACCTCCAGAGCCCACGGGTTCACTGACCCAATGCAGCCACTCCCCCCATTCACACAACGCAGTATCATGGACACCGTCACCACATTCCTCCACAACATGTCCCATACGCCCACAAAAATAACAGAAATATGGGAGTTTTTCATAGAACACCGAATACCTCTTTCTCTCCTTCAAGGTGATATGCACAAACCTTACTAATGGTATTGTAACATTAACAAACACCCGGACTCTCAAGAAATTTGATGGGTTGATCCTTCCTTCATTCACCGTGACTGTAAAGGGAGGTTCCCCCACCTTCTTTGCCACCTTCTCAGCCAGCTCCTTCTTCCTCGTAAACCCGTCCGGCAATCCTTTTATTCTTGCCCATAGGGGATACATGTTTAGCTCATATTCTTCTACATCCGAAAAACCATCGTACTCAACTAACACCACCGGATCTCTCCTGAACTGCCATGGTCCCCCTTCCATCACACGCTTCCAGTCCCCCAAGCAATGGCATTGAGCCAAGAACAAGTTGGGGCCCTTAATGTTGAAAGTCACCCCCTGCGCACAAGCCCACGCGTTCCTCATGGAGTTCAACAGAGAAGCATGGCTAAACGGCCGAAGGGTATGAACCCTAAAAAGCGCCATCCAGCGCACATCCTTGATCAAGTCCTCGAACTCCCCAGAAAGGTCcaaatcttcttcctcctccccttgcaACTTGAGATTCTCAAACGCTCCCTCTAGATCATGGCCCTGCTCATACTGGTCccaatcttcctcctcctcgcccttcTCTACGTCCACCCCCTTCCCGCCGATCGTACTCCCCTCAATATCATCTCCCTTCACCACCCCATCGCCCGGACCAAGCCCGGTACCCGCCGCTGGATCTTCTGCCCTAGCCGCCTCTACATCTTCAACCCTAGCCGCCCCTACTTCCGTCTGCTCCATCCCACCCCGCACCTCCTGGCCGCACAAGTTCTTCATGCGGTCGTTGGAGACGAGTTCCGACACTTCCTCAATGTCCTTCGCTCGAGCCCCCGTCGTCGGGTGGTGATTTCCACGTCGATCTTGGTGTACTTTGGCGCCGTCGCCGAAGGAAGAGTTGGACCCCAGGAAACCCTAGGGGAAAAAGTCTTAAGGGAGATATTTGGCCGGGGCAACGCAAAGCTGAACTGAAGTGGCTGACGATTTTTTTCCGAGTATTTGTGATCATCATTGATTCGTTATTAGATTTTCATGAATCCAGTTGAAACTAGCTGGGCGACCCGTAGATTTTTTATTACTATAAAGATGCACCAAAAAACAAAGCACATCACGCTATAGTCTTGCTATAAACTAGTATAAGACATTTCAAATCACTAAAGATCTTATATTAGTTCACAGACGGGGTACTTTAGAAACCCGAAAATTATTATTTCACACCTTTATAACTCAAAATATCAAAAATTATATCTATATGATGATACTATAGGCAAGAAGATACATGTACTCACATAATGTGGTAATGTTTGTTTGCATTGTTTTATAATGAAATAtcttgtacttcctccgttcctaagggCCTGTTCTGAAACACGCTAGCTTCAGCAAAACTTCTCGTATCCAGCTTCTGCGCCGACTTCTCGCTTCAGGTGGAGCTACCAAACCGTCCTGGAGGCGAGGCAGCTTCTCCTAGCGCCTGGGTGAGTTGGGGCATTGAAGCCCACCTTCTTGCCACCTTGGGCCGGCTGGAAGCAGCCCATTTCGGGCCAAACTGCACACAGgctaataaaaaagagagaaacaaGCTGGGCCTACTTCCGGGGTGAATGGCTGGCCTTTTTTTCACACGAGATAATTTGTGTGATTTCTCCAGTACAGAGAGGTGTACAAAGAGGTAGAAGTGTACAGAGAGCTGGGCCTGCAGCCGCCATATATTTTTGAACTACACATAGCCGGCATGTATTTTTGAACTTGCCACAAATATTCCTAGTTAAGACAAGTTATAATAAAGACGGATAACCAACTTTGTTATATGTCATACAACAAAAGTTTCATTTGCATATATTTGCAAATCAAAATGGTGTCACATCTAAAGACATGAACATGATTACTTCACCAACTAAGAGCAATGGCGGTAGCTAGTTCATGTCTAAACAAATTCATGTTAGGACCACTTTCCGCGGGTGTTGAAGAATCCGATGCATTTGAAGGAATAACATACTTCTTGTATCTCTCTGGAATAGTTGGGACATAATCCGGATCCCTCTCACACCGAAGAAAGTGGATATCCTCTTTGTCATGGAGGCGGACATAGTTGTGTAGTGTCATGGTAGCCGCAATTATCATCTTTTGTGTTTGAATCAAATAGTTTGGCATCTTGAGCAAGATTTGCCATTTCATCTTCCACACACCAAAGGTTCTCTCTATGGTATTGCGCTTGGAGGAGTGGATCCGGTTGAACTTCTCTACAGGAGTAGTTGGGGGTGCACCTCGTTGAAAGCCGGGGACATGATAGCGTTCACCTTTGTACGGTGCTAAATAGCCATCCCTATTAGGATAGCCGGCGTCTACAAGGTAATACTTGCCTATAGAAATGGACAACAAACATGATTGTGAGTTGAAGGACATGTTATATAAATTGCAACAACAAGAAATACTTACCCTTGGGAGGATGTGGGAATGTGGCCTTGTCATTTTCAATTGCATGAAATAGCACACTTGTATCATGCATAGAACCCGGTTGTCCAATTGAAGCATAGGTGAAATGCATATCAAAGTCACATACTGCCATCACATTCTGTGTTGTTGCACCGGTTCTTCCAGTGTACCTTATTTTTGAAGGTCCTACTCTTTCGGGACTCAAGAGGAATGTACAGAAACATCTCCCTTTGCGCCCTCTTCACAAACAACTCGCTAGCCATGAAGAACTCACCGGTACCGACTGTTGCACCATAAGCAATGACTTCATCCATGACCGAGGTGACACAGTTTGCCTCATCTTGCTTCATGAAAGACTGGAATGATGAGTGAGAAGCCTCAGCAATGTCACCAATTCTTGTAACTTGCTCACACATCACTTGTGCGGTCTttggtttcttcttcttctccggaaTGACGATCCCAAGCCTCACTTTAGATGAAGTAGGTGTTGCCTGAGATGTTTGTTCTTCGGTATCATCCAAATCAAGATCTTCGATGTCATCAACATTGATGGCGGCTTTCACCGCTGCACTAGAGGGGGGAGGTATGCCGGAAGAGGGATTCCAATGGTCTGTACCATCAGTTGTGATATCTCCAAATATAATCCGCAAGTTTTGCTCATTAGCAAGACCTTTCTTCTTGAACTTGCCACAACCTTTAATGTCCTGTAATACAACATAGGAAACACATTATTAGTAATCAAAGTGATATGGATGAATTAAGATATGCAATACATTGGCGAAagaactcacaattttggcctttttccaccactcatcatcttgtGACACGGTGTTGTTCACATAGTCCCATCCGGCTCCGGTCTCCCGGAACTTGAGTTTCTTGAACAAACTGAAATCACCTTTAAGCTTGTCCCATTTGTTTTTCAATTGTGTATATGTGTAGTCTAGCCCAGTTCTCATCTTAAATTGCCTTCCTACCTCATCAAATGCATTTGGTGTCAAGTAATTGCCTGGCCTATTTCCGGCGTTCACTTGCTCAGCAAACAACTCGCAGATAATCTGAGTGTTTTCAACGCTCCATTCAGCAGCCCCAGACATACTTGAAACTTCTCTAAAAAATGCATGTCACTTTGATAAACACAAAAATTATACTTTTCTGCACAGCCAAGGGCATGTAATATCTGAACTAGCAGTACATTTGCACACATACACCACTAGACTTATGATAATAAATTGCAAATAGCAGTACATTCTCTGAATAGCCAAAATTGTATTTCACTTTTCTGAAAATTATAACACATTAGCACTCATGGCATTACCCACATAGCAATATGCATTAACTTATGCACACATATAATCCAGAGTAGCAGTACATTTTCTGCACACCCAAAACTGTATTTCACTTTTCTGAATGCTGCAACAGGTTAGCACTCATGGCAGTACCCACATAGCAATATGCTTAAAGCTTATGATTCCAGAATTGCACACATATATTCCAGATTTGCACAACAAACAATAGGTTCCAGTGTAGGAATTTGCACACAACAAATACAACTCTGAAAATAAATCGCACAGATGTACAGAACAGAGGACATGCGCGAGGACAGCAATCTATAGGGAAGAAGAGAAGGGGACGAGCTCACCTTGCAGTTTATGCTTGGAGGCGCGGTCGTCCTGGTGCCACTCCTGGCTTGGGAGCGTCTCTTGGGCGTCAATGGCGTTGGGGACAGCTCCTCCGGGCCATGGGGTCGCAGCTCCTTGCACCAGGCGCGACGGACGGCGAAGACGATGGGATCCGGCGGGAAATAGACTGGGGCGGCCGGATCTGTAGTCTGAGTCAACGATTTGGCCGGCGACGGGGGCTGCCGGGCGTGGCAGcggcaacggcggcggtagggctaCAGAGGAGAAGCGAGGGGAAGGGAGTTGTGTGCGACCAGGTTGACCTGCGGGATCGAGCGAGGGGGAGTTGAGCGAAACGTTTTTCTTGGCGGTGGCAATTCGGCCGTAAATAATGAGCAGCTTCAGATTCACGAAAACGGGAAGCTGGGATTCTGTCGCTTCGAAAAAATGAACTACAGCCCATCGCGGCTTCCTGAATTTTAGCTTCGTGAAGCTAATCCGTTCGGGCTGGCTTCGGGCAGAAGTTTTTAGAAGTATGGAGTGGGAGGAGATCAGAACAggccctaaatatttgtctttttagatatttcaataagcgactacatacgaagcaaaatgactgaatctacactctaaaatatgtctatatatatctgTATGTGGTAGCCATTTGAAAtctaaaaaaaacaaatatttaggaacggagggagtaataacatAGATGTTAGTTTGGCTCCATGCAaaaaagaaaaatcctaaataGTTTGATAATAATGTAACTGAATATATATGAGCGTGTTTATTTTATTAATACATGAATAGTGTTAGAAAGTGTATAAATATTTCAAGATGTATATCAGCAAAAAATGACATGCGAACAAGATAACTTTTGATGAAGTACAAATATTTGGTATAAATAGTCAATGCCAGCCGTCGTTGCCGCTACAACTCACCCGCCTAGAACCGATATCTAAGGCGGATCACAAGGCGTGCCTACTGCTATTCCCCTGTTTTTTAGACTCAACTCGCTCAACTGTTATTGTATTAATCTGAGCTAATCATGAATGAACCAAACAATGACTTTGTCATGTGAATCATATGAGTGGACGATGGCAGCAGCAGAGCCGGACCCTCTGGCTTGCAAGACACAAGGCAGGGAACTACGTTGCTTCTTTGTATAAAATAGAGAAGGTAAGTCATCAACCGCATAATATTCTGTAAATCAATATATATATTTACGGTTTATGAATCACTGTTCGGTATTAATGTTCACAAATCGTTGGGTTAGATATGGTTTATGAATCACTGTTCGGTATTAATGTTCACAAATCGTTGGGTTAGATATGGTTTATGAATCACTGTTCGGTATTAATGTTCACAAAATCGTTGGGTTAGATCATAATTTTTGAAAGGCTAGCAAAGAGCAGGGCACTGTATCATCCTCTAACATCCCTTCTAAAgtctgttagaataaatccgaagcATACTGTCGATCATCCGAGAACCAAGCAATcatacgagcacgacaccgagatttgttaacgaggttcaccgatatggctacatccccggggcttgactacggacgctcctccccgtgacaccgtcacaataccgcacaccggccacccgggcgccagcacacgccgccggctcccccttgcgtgcatgtgctattatgttggcataggttacatcgtgtgtctacccccgctatataagagaggcctaggatacaagtgtcctactaggacacgactccacatcctatgtaaacacgatacacaagtccaactgtaacctaccttgtacactatattcgacacaactcgtgtctacccccgctatataagagaggcctaggatacaagtgtcctactaggacacgactccacatcctatgtaaacacgatacaactacaagtccaactgtaacctaccttgtacactatattcgacacaactctaacaaactccaccttggcgaatatactccaccaccttgaattcgttcatgcgtcaaacttccatgtacattggactcgaGCTTATCCCGTGAGCACCGctactactccaaagactccatttgacttcacctgcaacttgtaatcccttcttttcttgaccacggtcaacactcgagcaaaattaagtttctTGTTACTCTAGTccgtgctcccaacttccagagtacccGTCAAtgccatcacacaccgatcactgacctgcgtgaaagtgaacaactcacatattgggtgtcacacataagagttacatgaactcaacatcaccgctcttccTTGACCGTctatctgaaacttgaaggaatttcaccattgcttgtagtcatcctgaaTCAAATTCGCAGCTGTCTCACCACatatatgaccaccagagccctggcccgtctccatgtcccgtgcgtaccgcacgcctcgccgctattaccgcgtcgagcctccgctgtcctggtcgagtctcaaggttcgcgaacccacaccactcaacctccactgcagagtaccatagatcatcaccgaccgatgacgagtttcacgcttccatcagaccactggactCCAGTCCGAACTGCGTGTCCCTCGCTTTCCCCCCTTGCTGATAGGCTTTGATTCCCTGGATCCTTACACCGCAGCCCCTCAattcagctccaccttcaacatgactccatggtggttgtactTGTCATCCCGCGCCTCGTTGACTCCAAGCTttcatgtgcaccgtcttgaatcaaccccgcgccatagtcttgtcgaagccatacAAGCACTCAGGCCTGTGCcgcgtgtttccacgcccagaagtcggtcaccatcagcatcacgctcctatgtcgttgtCGCCGATCCCACcatcgtcttctgtaccaaccgacttgcgtcgatccgtcagactgtctTGTCCGACCCAGTCGAACAtatccgactgcaaccatgctccaccctgcACCATGACCACGCGCACATCTGTGCATGTCTTGGACGCCATGTGTATGCATGATCCTCATAACGCGCTTGTCCGCGCGCCTCCGCAGTCTATCCACGTGTTCCAAGCCATCTCAGCAAACCGACCCAGAAAAAACTTCCTTTTTTTCATGTCACTGTTTGTTGTTGCTTCTTCGTGCATCCTATGGCAGAAAATAGATCAAACTTGATCCAACCAAAACTGCTCCTGTGCACACACGTAGTCTTGGTTGCCCTTTTCTTTTTTGTCTCAAACAAATCCTCGGTCTTGATTCCTTCGGTTCAGCACAGCACATCATCCAACACCTCTTGCACGCACACCAGCCCCGCCTCGGGCTTTGCTGCGTTGGGTTGGCCTGCAGAACATGCTTTTCCCTCACAACGTGAACCTCGCCTCGGGCCTGCCGCTTTGCGCCACGCATCGCCATTCGCTGCCAGCCCCTCGTGGGCCTTGTGCCATCGGCCGCAGCACGACCGCATCCGCAGCCGCACTCGCCTCGTGCACGTCGCTCTGCATGTGCTGATGCCGGGCGGCACCGCGTTTGCCGCTGCCAGGTGCCTGCTGCTTCCGATCCAATCTAGCCGACTCCTCTTCTAATTGCTTCATCGAAGATACAACACGACAATACATCTGCTCCTGCATCGTAACTCGCCGATGAATTATCCCGTATTACGATTGCTTCCTGCAGACTTCCCTCGACAGTTTCTTCCTTCCTCTGGATCAACAATCTTGCCCTCTCCgaacaacctagctcatgataccatttATTAGAATAATTCGAGGCACTCCGTCGATCtatcgaggaccaagcaatcacacacgAGGCAcggcaccgagatttgttaacgaggttcaccgatatggctacatcccggggcttgactacgggcgctcctccccgtgacaccgtcacaataccgcacaccggccacccgggcgccagcacacgccgccggctcccccttgcgtgcctgtgctattatgttggcataggttacatcgtgtgtctacccccgctatataagagaggcctaggatacaagtgtcctactaggacacgactccacatcctatgtaaacacgatacaactacaagtccaactgtaacctaccttgtacactatatccgacacaactctaacaaagtcAGAGGATCTCGTTTCGCCAGGAGCCCCACAAAATTAAAAATCTAATCGCAGAGAATGACCTAAAACTTGCAGCATGGCTTCAAGCTGAATGTTAGGACGTAGTCACCGCATCACCCATCAGACTTAACACCTTCACTACATAACATTACTTGTCCATGTTCCTCTATCTATGCGTTGTTGTTTGCACACAACCCCACAAAGTACTCACTATCATGAGTGAAATGATGTATACCGCTGAAACGCTAGTCAATGTGGTTGGAGACTGACAGCTCTGGTTTTCTCCTCCGACGTTGTAGTCGTGCGGGGATGTCaggtctggagttcgatggcgtgtctgaGGAcacgttgccccggtctgattctttcaacAGCAATGATTTTGCTTTTGACAAACTActttggaggtccgtaaagctgcagatcagcgatggagccgcgtcgagctcgggtgaagaggtgatttatcttctctctcttggtggtcgcTTCGGTGATGCCGAAGGAGAGGAACAGGCGTTGGTTTTTTTTGTGTAGGATTATCCTATCCTTTCAGTACTGTAATGTCGGTGATTACGTGTCTTGTAACCagatctttattttattttatgaatgAGAAACGTATTACCTCAAAAAAAAAGAATGTGAAAATTGTTCAATTCCCTGCAATTAAATACACACAAGGTTTAGTTATTTATAATTAGTCGGAAGTATCGATCGAGCACAACAATTCAGTTACTGATCAAGATTCTATGGCCCGgtgaacccatcagggcatcttcaaCGGCAACCCGTAAATTTCCTCCCGCATCTCCAACGATAGTCACATACATTTTAACAACAAttccaaccaaccggacgaaattcgttcaAACATGtctagatttcatataaacatgacggatttcattaaatTTACATCAAAACGGTGCTAATCCggctctggaggtataattaagGGACATTTACATTTcagcccctaactcgaaccacctactcaaaTTTGCCTCTAATTCCGaagtgtgctcaaatttgcccctctttcGTTAAGTGcggttatagaaatgcccttccgtataTTTTCTGtcaggtcaaaggcctttgaccgttagATTTTCCGTCAGCTCATGAGAGACGCAAGAGTGGTAGCCTTGTTCATCAATGTCTCGACTCCGGTCCTGAAGACGCCTTGCTCCTCGCTTTTGAGTAAACCTGCCCAGTATAAGAGAAATGTACAGATTGTAAACACAACTTCCACAGGGGATTGCATCTTATGCTTCTCAAAGGTACCTTATTGC
It contains:
- the LOC119341590 gene encoding L10-interacting MYB domain-containing protein-like translates to MSGAAEWSVENTQIICELFAEQVNAGNRPGNYLTPNAFDEVGRQFKMRTGLDYTYTQLKNKWDKLKGDFSLFKKLKFRETGAGWDYVNNTVSQDDEWWKKAKIDIKGCGKFKKKGLANEQNLRIIFGDITTDGTDHWNPSSGIPPPSSAAVKAAINVDDIEDLDLDDTEEQTSQATPTSSKVRLGIVIPEKKKKPKTAQVMCEQVTRIGDIAEASHSSFQSFMKQDEANCVTSVMDEVIAYGATVGTGEFFMASELFVKRAQREMFLYIPLESRKSRTFKNKVHWKNRCNNTECDGSM